Proteins from a genomic interval of Bradyrhizobium sp. CCBAU 53340:
- a CDS encoding YcgN family cysteine cluster protein, whose translation MTAARKSPSDQDGFFWKTKKMEDMSRAEWESLCDGCGRCCLNKLEDEDTGEIYFTDVSCKMLDSCSAGCKDYANRFDYVPDCVVMTPATVRTLKWLPPSCGYKLVAEGRDLYWWHPLVSGDPNTVHEAGVSVRGRVAGSEEEIPDDQLEHYLVQWPGQLPKRARLKRRPKA comes from the coding sequence ATGACCGCAGCTCGTAAATCACCGTCGGATCAGGATGGATTCTTCTGGAAAACCAAGAAGATGGAGGATATGTCGCGGGCCGAATGGGAGAGCCTGTGCGACGGCTGCGGCCGCTGCTGCCTGAACAAGCTCGAAGACGAGGATACCGGCGAGATCTATTTCACCGATGTCAGCTGCAAGATGCTCGATTCCTGCTCGGCCGGCTGCAAGGACTACGCGAATCGGTTCGACTACGTTCCGGATTGCGTGGTCATGACCCCCGCGACGGTCCGGACCCTGAAATGGCTGCCGCCGAGCTGCGGCTACAAGCTGGTGGCCGAGGGCCGCGATCTCTATTGGTGGCATCCTCTGGTCTCCGGCGACCCCAACACGGTGCACGAGGCCGGCGTCTCCGTGCGCGGCCGGGTCGCGGGCAGCGAGGAGGAGATCCCGGACGACCAACTGGAGCACTACCTGGTGCAATGGCCGGGCCAGCTGCCGAAACGGGCGCGCCTGAAGCGACGTCCCAAGGCCTGA
- a CDS encoding GAF domain-containing protein has product MITPTNELERQLQAAAAENARLRDRQNATAEILRTIAASPSDARPVFEAIASSSKRLLGGFSATVLQFIGDELHLVAFTPASPEADEGLKSSFPRRIEDFPTFALVRGGETIQFPDAEAEDVPELNRNLARLRGFRSVLFMPLMNRGTAAGMISVTRAETGAFAPDLVQLLQTFADQAVIAIENANLFNETKETLERQTATADILKVMAASPSDVQPVFDAIAANANRLIGGYSTAVLRYIDGAAHLAAFTPGDPEGDRVLQASFPVPFAQFPAFQLTANGESVQLPDAELEPAARGVARARGFRSMLFTPLMSEGEAKGVIIATRRTTGAFAEHHVRLLQMFADQAVIAVKNVSLFNQVQTRTIELARSLDDLRAAQDRLIQTEKLASLGQLTAGIAHEIKNPLNFVNNFAALSTELMDELSEALAPIRLEDDVRGEVDELTGMLKDNLQKVVQHGKRADSIVKNMLLHSREGGGEHRLSEVNMLVEESLNLAYHGARAEQPQFDVTLKREFDPAAGSAEVFPQEITRVLLNLVSNGFYAVAKRQARADASYEPIVTATTRDRGDAIEIRIRDNGTGIPDEVKAKMFNPFFTTKPAGEGTGLGLSMSHDIVVKQHGGTIDVATEPGQFTEFTIVLPRKSGFANGSG; this is encoded by the coding sequence ATGATCACCCCTACCAACGAACTCGAACGGCAATTGCAGGCGGCCGCGGCCGAGAATGCTCGGCTGCGCGATCGGCAAAACGCCACCGCCGAGATTTTGCGGACCATCGCGGCGTCGCCATCGGATGCCCGGCCCGTGTTCGAGGCGATCGCATCGAGTTCCAAGCGCCTGCTCGGCGGCTTCTCCGCAACCGTGCTCCAGTTCATCGGCGACGAGCTGCACCTCGTGGCGTTCACGCCGGCCAGTCCGGAAGCGGACGAAGGGCTGAAGTCGTCGTTCCCGCGGCGAATCGAGGATTTTCCGACCTTTGCGCTGGTTCGCGGCGGTGAGACGATCCAGTTTCCCGATGCCGAGGCTGAAGACGTTCCGGAGCTGAACCGGAATCTGGCGCGGTTGCGCGGCTTCCGCAGCGTGCTGTTCATGCCATTGATGAATCGCGGCACTGCGGCCGGCATGATCAGCGTCACGCGCGCCGAGACGGGCGCGTTCGCTCCCGACCTGGTGCAGTTGCTTCAGACCTTTGCCGACCAGGCCGTGATCGCGATCGAGAATGCGAACCTGTTCAACGAAACGAAGGAGACGCTGGAGCGGCAGACGGCCACGGCAGACATCCTGAAAGTGATGGCGGCCTCGCCGTCCGACGTGCAGCCGGTGTTCGACGCCATCGCCGCGAACGCCAACCGCCTGATCGGCGGCTACTCCACCGCGGTGCTGCGCTATATCGACGGCGCCGCGCATCTTGCAGCGTTCACGCCTGGTGATCCCGAGGGCGACCGCGTGCTGCAGGCCTCGTTCCCGGTGCCATTCGCGCAGTTCCCGGCCTTCCAGCTCACGGCCAATGGTGAATCGGTGCAGCTGCCCGACGCCGAGCTCGAGCCGGCGGCACGCGGCGTCGCCCGCGCGCGCGGCTTTCGCAGCATGCTGTTCACGCCGCTGATGAGTGAGGGCGAAGCCAAAGGCGTTATCATCGCGACGCGGCGGACGACCGGTGCGTTCGCCGAACATCATGTGCGGCTGCTGCAGATGTTCGCCGACCAGGCAGTGATCGCCGTCAAGAATGTCAGCCTGTTCAACCAGGTTCAGACCCGCACCATCGAGCTCGCCAGGTCGCTCGACGATCTGCGCGCGGCACAGGACCGGCTGATCCAGACCGAGAAGCTGGCCTCGCTCGGCCAGCTCACCGCCGGCATCGCCCATGAGATCAAGAACCCGCTCAACTTCGTCAACAATTTCGCCGCGCTCTCCACCGAGCTGATGGACGAGCTGAGCGAGGCACTTGCGCCGATCCGCCTCGAAGACGATGTCCGCGGCGAGGTCGACGAGCTGACCGGGATGCTGAAGGACAATCTGCAGAAGGTCGTGCAACACGGCAAGCGTGCCGATTCCATCGTCAAGAACATGCTGCTGCATTCGCGCGAAGGCGGCGGCGAGCATCGCTTGAGCGAGGTCAACATGCTGGTCGAGGAGAGCCTCAACCTCGCCTATCACGGCGCGCGCGCCGAGCAGCCGCAATTCGACGTGACGCTGAAACGCGAGTTCGATCCGGCGGCAGGCTCCGCCGAAGTGTTCCCGCAGGAAATCACGCGGGTGCTCCTGAACCTGGTCTCCAACGGGTTTTACGCGGTGGCAAAGCGCCAGGCGCGTGCCGACGCCAGTTACGAGCCGATCGTGACCGCCACGACCCGCGACCGCGGCGATGCCATCGAGATCCGCATCCGCGACAACGGCACTGGCATTCCCGATGAGGTGAAGGCGAAGATGTTCAATCCGTTCTTCACCACCAAGCCGGCCGGCGAAGGCACCGGGCTCGGACTGTCGATGAGCCATGACATCGTCGTGAAGCAGCACGGCGGCACGATCGACGTCGCGACCGAGCCTGGCCAGTTCACGGAATTCACGATTGTGCTGCCGCGCAAGAGCGGCTTTGCGAATGGAAGCGGCTAG
- a CDS encoding thiamine pyrophosphate-requiring protein, which produces MKLGTAIAEIMRREGIEILCGYPVNHLIEHAAKVEIRPVMVRQERVGLHMADAISRVTSGRTIGAFCMQHGPGAENAMGGVAQCFGESVPVLVLPMGYQRRLAHIEPNFNSSEAMKPFAKSSEPIILAAEVANIFRRAFTKLKNGRGGPVIVEIPSDMWNEEVPEPLNYTQVLRTRYGADPVHVKEAAALLVNAKRPVIYAGQGVHYAQAWPQLKRLAERLAIPVTTSLGGKSSFPETHPLSLGSGGLAVPRAVPKFLAEADVIFGIGCSFTETSFGIAMPKGKTIIHSTLDPNHLNKDVEAKIGLVGDAGLVLDALLEEVNKTVTTDRDASAIAAEIAASHKEWLAKWMPKLTSNDAPLNPYRVLWDLQHTVDIDTTIITHDAGSPRDQLSPFWKAVTPLSYLGWGKTTQLGYGLGLAMGAKLAKPDKLCINVWGDAAIGFTGMDFETAVRERIPIMSILLNNFSMAIELKVMPISTEKYRSTDISGDYAAMARAFGGHGERVTRPEDIIPAIKRGIQKTREGVPVLLEFITSKETEVSRPGT; this is translated from the coding sequence ATGAAGCTCGGCACCGCCATCGCGGAAATCATGCGGCGCGAGGGGATCGAGATCCTCTGCGGTTATCCCGTCAACCACCTGATCGAGCACGCAGCGAAGGTCGAGATCCGTCCCGTGATGGTGCGGCAGGAGCGCGTCGGCCTGCACATGGCGGACGCGATCTCGCGCGTCACATCGGGGCGCACGATCGGGGCGTTCTGCATGCAGCATGGCCCCGGCGCGGAGAACGCGATGGGCGGCGTCGCGCAATGCTTTGGCGAATCCGTGCCCGTGCTGGTGCTGCCGATGGGCTATCAGCGCCGGCTTGCGCATATCGAGCCGAACTTCAATTCCAGCGAGGCGATGAAGCCGTTTGCGAAATCGTCCGAACCGATCATCCTGGCCGCCGAGGTCGCCAACATCTTTCGACGCGCCTTCACCAAGCTGAAAAACGGCCGCGGCGGGCCTGTCATCGTGGAAATCCCCTCCGACATGTGGAACGAGGAGGTGCCGGAGCCGCTGAACTACACGCAGGTGCTGCGCACCCGCTACGGCGCCGACCCCGTGCATGTGAAGGAGGCAGCCGCCCTGCTCGTCAACGCCAAGCGTCCGGTGATCTATGCCGGCCAGGGCGTGCATTATGCGCAGGCCTGGCCGCAATTGAAGCGGCTGGCGGAACGACTGGCCATCCCCGTCACCACCAGTCTCGGCGGCAAATCGTCGTTCCCAGAGACGCATCCGCTCTCGCTCGGCTCGGGCGGCCTCGCCGTGCCGCGCGCGGTGCCGAAATTCCTGGCCGAGGCCGACGTCATCTTCGGCATCGGCTGCTCCTTCACCGAGACCAGCTTCGGCATCGCCATGCCGAAGGGCAAGACCATCATCCACTCGACGCTCGATCCAAACCATCTCAACAAGGATGTCGAGGCGAAGATCGGCCTCGTCGGGGATGCCGGCCTTGTGCTGGATGCGCTACTGGAAGAGGTCAACAAGACCGTCACCACGGATCGCGACGCGTCGGCCATCGCGGCCGAAATCGCGGCCTCGCACAAGGAGTGGCTGGCGAAGTGGATGCCAAAGCTCACCAGCAATGATGCGCCGCTCAATCCCTATCGCGTATTGTGGGACTTGCAGCACACCGTCGACATCGACACCACCATCATCACCCATGATGCCGGCAGCCCGCGCGACCAGCTCTCGCCGTTCTGGAAGGCGGTGACGCCCCTCTCCTATCTCGGCTGGGGCAAGACGACGCAACTCGGCTACGGCCTTGGCCTTGCCATGGGCGCCAAGCTGGCAAAGCCCGACAAGCTCTGCATCAATGTCTGGGGCGATGCGGCGATCGGCTTCACCGGCATGGATTTCGAGACCGCAGTGCGCGAGCGCATCCCGATCATGTCGATCCTGCTCAACAATTTCTCGATGGCGATCGAGTTGAAGGTGATGCCGATCTCGACCGAGAAGTATCGCTCGACCGACATTTCCGGCGACTATGCCGCAATGGCGCGCGCCTTCGGCGGCCATGGCGAGCGGGTGACCAGGCCCGAAGACATCATCCCCGCGATCAAGCGCGGCATCCAGAAGACCAGGGAAGGCGTGCCTGTGCTGCTGGAGTTCATCACCAGCAAGGAGACCGAGGTGTCGCGGCCCGGCACGTGA
- a CDS encoding MDR family MFS transporter has protein sequence MNQFTRQSSRSADIQTLPDDIAEELTRLPGEVISVSDAPPISPPAPLSSDEVRTIVISLMLTMFLAALDQTIVATALPTIGRQFQDVSNLSWVITAYLLASTAVAPVFGTLSDIYGRKAMIITSLSLFIAGSILCAIAPSMPMLILARGLQGLGGGGIMPVVQTVISDVVSPRERGQYQAYFSSVWMVGGILGPVIGGVFAEHLHWSMIFWINLPLAAAALALLLPKMKKIPVFHRKRKVDWLGGVLLMASAVVFMLVLTWGGTRYPWLSPTVLAMIGGAVALVLTFVWHARRADEPFLPLPLLSGSVAPFALTAGGCGLGAITGLTVQLPLYYESVYHLSASEAGLALIPLAAVSTCGAAIAGRTMARARHYKRVAIIGTSWAAICALGLTVTTLPLWGLLTLMAAFALGLGTTFPVCVVSLQNSVARPQVGTITGAMNFFRSLMSSFTVAAFAAILLIALGADIPLAGEHHAAGSIPAIPTEDMRHAFRYVFAAATALMATASLCLIMMEERPLAGPSTGQPVEMAE, from the coding sequence ATGAACCAGTTCACACGGCAGAGCAGCCGGTCTGCCGATATCCAGACATTGCCCGACGACATCGCCGAGGAATTGACCCGCCTTCCGGGCGAGGTCATCAGCGTCAGCGACGCGCCCCCGATCTCGCCACCGGCGCCGCTATCGTCAGATGAAGTGCGAACCATCGTCATCAGCCTGATGCTGACGATGTTCCTGGCCGCCCTCGACCAGACCATCGTGGCCACGGCGCTGCCGACCATCGGCCGCCAGTTCCAGGACGTCTCGAACCTGTCCTGGGTGATCACCGCCTATCTGCTCGCCTCGACCGCGGTCGCGCCGGTGTTCGGGACATTGAGCGACATCTACGGCCGCAAGGCCATGATCATCACCTCGCTCAGCCTGTTCATCGCCGGCTCGATCCTGTGCGCGATCGCGCCGAGCATGCCGATGCTGATTCTGGCACGCGGTCTCCAGGGACTGGGGGGCGGCGGCATCATGCCGGTCGTGCAGACCGTGATCTCCGACGTCGTTTCCCCACGCGAACGCGGCCAGTACCAGGCCTATTTCTCCAGCGTCTGGATGGTCGGCGGCATTTTGGGGCCCGTCATCGGCGGCGTATTCGCCGAGCATCTGCATTGGTCGATGATCTTCTGGATCAATCTGCCGCTCGCAGCCGCGGCGCTGGCGCTGCTGCTGCCGAAGATGAAGAAGATCCCGGTGTTCCACCGCAAGCGCAAGGTCGACTGGCTCGGCGGCGTGCTGCTGATGGCATCGGCCGTCGTGTTCATGCTGGTGCTGACCTGGGGCGGCACGCGCTATCCGTGGCTGTCGCCGACCGTTCTTGCCATGATTGGCGGCGCCGTCGCGCTCGTGCTCACCTTTGTGTGGCATGCGCGCCGCGCCGACGAGCCGTTCCTGCCGCTGCCGTTGCTCTCGGGTTCGGTCGCGCCATTCGCGCTGACCGCCGGCGGCTGCGGCCTCGGCGCCATTACCGGCCTCACGGTGCAGCTGCCGCTTTATTACGAGTCGGTCTACCATCTCAGCGCCAGCGAAGCGGGGCTTGCACTGATTCCGCTTGCGGCGGTCTCGACATGCGGCGCCGCGATCGCCGGCCGCACCATGGCGCGCGCCAGGCACTACAAGCGCGTCGCCATCATCGGCACGTCGTGGGCTGCGATCTGCGCGCTCGGCCTCACGGTCACCACGCTGCCGCTATGGGGACTCCTGACGCTGATGGCCGCGTTTGCGCTCGGGCTCGGCACCACCTTCCCGGTCTGTGTGGTCTCGCTGCAGAATTCGGTGGCCCGTCCGCAGGTCGGCACCATCACCGGCGCGATGAACTTCTTCCGCTCGCTGATGTCCTCGTTCACGGTCGCGGCCTTCGCCGCGATCCTGCTGATCGCACTCGGCGCCGACATTCCGCTGGCAGGCGAGCATCACGCCGCAGGCAGCATCCCCGCGATCCCCACTGAAGACATGCGGCATGCCTTCCGCTACGTCTTTGCGGCCGCGACCGCGTTGATGGCCACCGCATCGCTCTGCCTGATCATGATGGAGGAGCGGCCGCTGGCCGGTCCTTCCACGGGGCAACCTGTCGAGATGGCGGAGTAG